From the Salipiger sp. CCB-MM3 genome, the window GCCGCCATCGTCGATTGCCTCGCCATGCGGGACGGCGACGGCGCGGCGGCGGCGATGCGCTACCATCTGCAGCAGGCGAAGCGGCTCTTGGCGGAGTTTCTGCACGACGAGACCAAGCGGCCTGACCCCACTTAAGCCGCACTTACCTAGCCCTGTGGCGTCATCCCCGGGCGCGCCTTGAAACGCTTCAGCCCAAGCGCGCGCTCGCGCAGGATGATGGCGATGCCCGAGGCGATCACCACCGCCGAGCCAAGCAGCATCAGCGGCGTCGGCATCTCGCCAAAGACCACGTACCCGATGAGAATGGCAAAGAGGATCGACGCATAGTCGAACGGCGCCAGAAGCGCCGCCTCGGCGCCCTTATAGGCCGAGGTCAGGCAGATCTGCGCCACCCCGCCCAACAGCCCCGCGCCGATCAGCATGGCCGCCTCGGTCGGGCTTGGCATCACCCAGCCAAACGGCAGGGTCAGCAGCGACAGCCCCGTCGCGGTCAGCGAGAAATAGAACACGATGGCCGAGGTCTGTTCGCTCTGCACCATGCGGCGGATGTGGATCTGCACCAGCGCCCGCAGCACCGCCGCGGTCATCACAAAGCCGATCCCCCAAAGCACCGCCGGGCTCACCTCAGAGACGGTCAGCAGCGGCGCCATGACGATGGTCACGCCCAGCAAGCCGATAAGAACCGCCGAGGTGCGGAAAAGCCGGATCTTCTCGCCCAGAAGCAGCGCCGCGAAAAGCACGGTGAGCGGCGATGCGGCATAGCCGAGCGCAGTCACTTCGGGCAGCGGCAACAGCCCCAGCGCGGCGAAGGTACAGCCCATGGCGCCGACGCCGACAATGCCGCGCAGGAAATGCGCCATTGGGCTCGCGACCCGCAGCCCCGAGCCAAGATCTCCGCGCCACATCAGCCAGCCGAGGATCACCGGAATGGCGAAGAACGAGCGGAAGAACACCGCTTCGCCCGTGGGCACCTGCTCCGAGGCGGCCTTGATAAGTGCGGACATGATGACAAAGAGCACCACGGAGGTGAGTTTCAGCGCAATGCCGCGCAAGGGGGACATGAAGGACTCCGCGGCGACGCGCCGAAAGAATAAAATCCTGCGCAGACTGGCCACTGGCGCCCGGAAGGTCAACCTGCGGACGGGCCCGCAGACCCGTTTAGTACGGTCTTATCCACCGGTCTCGAGGCAATGGCGCCGGAACGCCCGCTTGAGCATGTCGAGTTCTGCCCGCAACAGCGACATCTCGGCCCGGAAGTCGCTGCCCAGAGCCTCGCCGGCGATCAGCGTGAAACTGTCGAGCATCTGGTCCGAGCCTGTTTCGCGGATCATGAAGGTCTGCACCCCGTCGCCCACCGCTTCGACCGGCACCGGCACATCCAGCGCCCATTGTCCGGGCGCGCCCATGGCGGCCAGCGTCACACCGCGCACCGCCGCCCCTTCGAGAGTGACCGAAATCTCGGGCTGGCCGTCCGCCGGACCGCTCAGCAGCCCCTGCCATATCCCCTCGCGAAAGCGCGTCTTGGTCAGCGTGTAGTCACTCATCTGCATCCCCGGCTCATAGTTCCGCCCGCGGGCGTCGGCTGAAGGTGAGGTCCCGCAGGATCACCTCGTTCATCTCCGGCCCTTCGAAGATCAGGTCAAGCCACATGGCATCGACCCGCTTCTCGTTCAGCCGCGTATAGGCAAGGTCGAACTCGACGTTGATCTCTTCGGCGTTCAGCGGCAGTTCCCGCACGACCTGCTCGGTGTTCGGCCCGTGACGGATGTTCAGCCGTGCAAAAAGCTCCAGCGGCTTTTCCATCTCGGCGATGGTCTCAACCCGGAGCAGATGCCGCCGGGTGAGCCCCTCGCAGGCCTCTTGCGGCAGGGTCACCGCCAGCGACAGATATGAGCCACGAAAGCGGAACACGTCGAGCCGCAGCCCGTAGGGCGCAAGATCGGATTCGCGCAGGTTGCGGATCTGGCGCAGCGTGATCTCTGAACGCGGACAATCGTGAAACAGCGTCGCCTCTTCGCCAAGCGGTGCCTTGCCGGGCACCGAGGCGATGCCGGGCTGCGGCAGCGGGCCGCGCCAAAGCTCGGGCCGCCATGCCCAGTCGGCATCCGCCGGGCGCGGAAAGCTCTGATTGCCGATCAGCGGCAGCGCCAGCCGTTCCTCGGCCACGTAAAGCAGCCTGTCGAGTTGCTGGCGCAGGCGGCGGGCCGCGCCGCGCAGGTTGCGCAATTCGGAAAGCGGCGTGTCCGGCGCGGCGGCGGCGGCCCGTGTCCAGCGGCGCAGAACGATCGCCTGCAGCGCGCGGCGCGCCAAGCGGCTGCTGGTCTTCTCGCTCATCTGCCCTGTCCCATAGCGTCGCGTCTCCTTGGCCCCGGTGCCGGGGCAACTGCCCGCGTTGTTATGGCAAATCCCGAAGATCGAATAAACGGGGGCGCTGCGCGTGACCGGCTCAGCGTTGCGCGGTCGCCTCGGGGCTGAGCGCGGCGATCCGGGCGCGCACGGCCCGCAACATCCCCGCGCCGTCCGAACCAGCCAAGGCGCTGCCCTTCGGCGCATAAAGCGCGAGGATCACCAGGCGACCGTTCTGATGGAAAGCCCCGCGCCAGTAACGCGGATCACCCGCGTCGAGCATCCGGTTGCCGCCTGCCGCAAGATGCACCAGCGACAGACCGTCCCGCACGCCGCCACCAGAAATCTCTGACTGGCCCGCCTCGGCGGCCATGACCTCGGGCGATGGCAGGCGGCGCCCGGCGCCCGCCGGGCCGATGGTCACCGTCAGCATCATCGGCTCGACCACCGCGCCTTCGCCGCCGCTCAGGATCTGGCACGAGGCAAGCAGCGCAAAGCCCTGCCCTGCCCGCCGCTCGAGCGTGACCGGGTCGATGCAATAGCCTTCGGGCCCCGCAACAACGATGGCGCCGCCCTCGAACTGCGCCTGCCGGAGCGGCGTCGGCGGGGTGCCGAGCTGCCCTTCGCAGGCAGCCAGAAGACCCGCCGCCAATATCAGCACAGAGGATCGCCAGCGCCGGGCGCGGGGTTTTGCGGGGCTCAAAATCATCCCCTTGGGTTAGCGAAGCCCCTGCGAGTGCACAAGAATGAAAGCCCGGAGTTCACCTTCACGTCACGCGCCCGGGAATTGACAGAATCCGCCGCGCGCTGGAAACTTGGCAAAAATCGGACAACCAAAGTGTTTCGCTCGACCATTTTTCCAATCAGAGCCGCGATATTGGGCTCGCTCACCGACAATGACGCGCCGCGGCATAGATCGCGGCACGGGTCACAGCGATGAGCTATCGCCCCTTCGTCATGCTGACCGCTACCGCCCGCCGCCCCGAGCTTTGGCGTCTTGCCCTTGGGATTTGCGTCGCGATCGCGGTGAGCTTTGTGCTGGGCCAGATGCTCTTTGCCATCGTCACGCTTTTCCTGCCGCCGGGCAGCGACAGCGCGCTGGCCGATGCGATCCGCCGCGCCGATGCGCCAGCGGGAATGCTTTTGCTGCTGGCCTCGATGGTCACCATGGGCGTCGGGGCAATCGCCGCGGCGCGGGCGCTGCACGGGCGCAGCGCGATCACTCTTATCGGCCCGCCGCCCGTGGCGCTTCATCAGTTCATCCGTGTCGGGCTGGCGGCGGGCGCGGCGGCGCTGGTCGCGGCGGCGGTCACCATCTGGGCACAGAGCACGCCATTGAACCCGGGGCTCGCGCCGCTGCGCTGGCTGGCGCTGCTGCCGCTGACGCTTCCGGCGATCCTGTTGCAGACCGCCAGCGAGGAATTGTTCTTTCGCGGCTACCTGCAAACCCAGCTTGCCGCGCGGCTGCCGCAGCCTTGGGTCTGGCTCTGCCTACCTTCGGCGCTTTTCGCGCTGGGGCACTACGCGCCCGGAACCTATGGCAGCGCGGCGATCTATGTGGCGCTCTGGGCCTTTCTCTTTGGCCTTGCCGCCGCCGATCTGACGGCGCGCTCGGGCACGCTGGGTCCGGCGATGGCGCTGCATTTTGCCAACAATCTTGTGGCACTGGCGCTGGTTGCGCCCGAAGGGCAGATGTCGGGCCTTGCGCTGATGCGCTGGCCGTTTGCGCTGGATGACACCGCGATGCTGATGCGGATGCTGCCGCTTGATCTGATCACCCTGCTGATCACCTGGCTTGCGGCGCGGTTGGCGCTGCGCCGCTGAAGCCCCGGCTCCCCCCGACCAGCGTGGAAAGCAGGCCGTGATTGCATTTCCCTTGCCGCTTGCTTAAGTCAGCGCCAACCCAAAGCCCCTGACGCCGCAGGGCACGCTCGGAAAACAAGGGCAGCACCGCAATGAACTGGATCACCAACTACGTCCGTCCCCGGATCAACTCGATCTTCTCGCGCCGCGAGGTCCCCGACAATCTGTGGACCAAATGCGATTCCTGCGGGACGATGCTGTTTCACCGCGAGGTGACGGACAATCTCGGCGTCTGCACCAACTGCAGCCACCACATGAACATCACCCCGCGCGCGCGCTTCGACGCGCTGTTCGATGGCGGTGTGTTCAACGAGGTCGCCGTGCCCGAGCCGATCGCCGATCCGCTGCAGTTCCGTGATCAGAAGAAATACCCCGACCGGATGAAGGCCGCACAGCGCTCGACCGGCGAGAAGGACGCGATGCTTGTCGCCTCCGGCGAGATCAACCGTACCCCGGTGGTGGCCTGCGCGCAGGACTTCACTTTCATGGGCGGCTCCATGGGCATGTATGTCGGCAACGCCATCGTCGCCGCAGCCGAGGAAGCGGTGAAGCTCAAGCGCCCGCTGATCCTGTTCTCTGCCGCCGGTGGCGCGCGGATGCAGGAAGGCATCCTGTCGCTGATGCAGATGCCGCGCTCGACCGTGGCGATCCAGATGCTGCGCGAGGCGGGCCTGCCTTATATCGTCGTGCTGACCCATCCGACCACAGGCGGCGTCACCGCCTCTTACGCGATGCTGGGCGACGTGCAGATCTCCGAGCCGGGCGCATTGATCTGCTTCGCCGGTCCGCGGGTGATCGAGCAGACCATCCGTGAAAAGCTGCCCGAGGGCTTCCAGCGCGCCGAGTACCTGCTCGAGCACGGCATGCTCGACCGGGTGACCGACCGCCGCGAACTGCGCGGCGAGCTGACCACCATCCTGCGCATGCTGATGGGCATGCCGCCCGCCGTCGCGGGTGATCTGCCCTCGCCCGCTGCCGACGCGCCTGCCGAAGCCGCGCCCAAGGCAGAGGCCAAAGCTGACAAGAAGAAGAAATCCGCCAAGTGACCAGCGTGAGCAGCGCCGCCAGTTCCGACGCCATCCTCGACCGGATGATGTCGCTGCATCCCAAGATCATCGACCTCACGCTCGACCGCGTCTGGCGGCTGCTCGAGGCGCTGGACCATCCCGAGCGCGCCCTGCCTCCGGTGATCCACCTTGCCGGAACCAACGGCAAGGGCTCCACGCAGGCGATGATCCGCGCCGGGCTGGAGGCGCAGGGCAAGCGCGTGCACGCCTATGTCTCGCCGCATCTCGTGCGGTTCCACGAGCGTATCCGGCTGGCGGGTGAGTTGATCTCCGAAGACGCGCTGAGCGCCGTGCTCGACGAATGCTGGGAGAAGAACCAGCGCGCGCAGATCACCTATTTCGAGATCACCACTTGCGCCGCGCTGCTGGCATTCGCCCGCACGCCCGCGGATTACACGCTGCTGGAGACCGGCCTTGGCGGGCGGCTCGACGCCACCAATGTGGTGGAAAAGCCCGCGCTGACGATCCTCACGCCGATCTCGCTCGACCACCAGCAGTACCTCGGCGAGACCCTTGCCGAGATCGCCGGTGAGAAAGCCGGTATCCTCAAGCGCGGCGTGCCCTGCGTCGTCGGCCCGCAGCCCGAGGAAGCGATGGAGGTGATCGAGGCCCGCGCCGCAAAGCTCGGCGTGCCGCTGCTGGCGCACGGCCAGCACTGGCATGTGACCGAGGAACGCGGGCGGCTGGTCTATCAGGACGAGACCGGTCTTCTGGACCTGCCGCTGCCGAACCTGCCCGGACGCCATCAGCTGGCCAACGCCGGCGCGGCGCTGGCGGCACTGCGCCACCTCGGGTTCGGCGAAGAGGCCTGCGAGGCCGCCGTCACCTCGGCGGATTGGCCCGCGCGAATGCAGCGCCTCACCCATGGCCCGCTGCTGAAAGCGGCACCACTGGCCGAGCTCTGGCTCGACGGCGGGCACAACCCGGCGGCTGGCGAGGCTCTGGCCGAGCACCTGACGCGGATGCCGCGGCGGCCCACGCATCTGATCTGCGGCATGCTGAACACCAAGGATGTGGGCGGTTACCTGCGTCCGCTGGCGCGCGTTGCCGACAGTCTCACCGCCGTGTCGATCCCCGACGCCCCGGCGACGCTGGAGGCCGAAGAGACCGCACGCGCCGCACGCGCCTCCGGGCTGCGCGCCCATGCCGCTGCGGATGTGCCCGCTGCCCTTGCTGCGATCACCGCCGAAGAGCCCCGCGCGCGCATCCTGATCTGCGGATCTCTCTACCTCGCGGGCACGGTTCTGCGCGAAAACGGCTGACGTAGAGGCACCATTGGTGGTGGTGCGAGAAAAATGGACTCTTAGGGTTCGTTTAACCAACTATATCTTGACGGATTGTTTCCCGCTCCCCTAGGATTAGGGTACAAGGTTTAGCTTCACCACAATCTGCGCGGTGCGAGCGACGGGACAGACAGAGCGTTACGGGACGGCGCTGATCCAAGCCAGCGCTACAGGGACAGGATTGGCGGCATCGACCATCTGATGCGGCTTACCACCGACACCTCTGCCTTGCCCACGGCCCCTTACTTGGGCCGGAAGTGGAATTTCTATCGCAGGCAGAAGACTTTATAAAACGAGCAGTATTGAAGGGTCCTTCGGGACCCTTCTTTTTGCGTTGTGCTAGGAAGCGACCGGTCCGCGCGCCTCAGTCGATCGGCTTGCCCCAGTCCGCATCCTGCATCTCGCGCAGGCGGCTTGCGGTGCGCTCGAACTCGAACGCGCCCGCGCCCTCCACATAGAGGCTCTCGGGCTCGTCCACCGCGCTGACGATCAGTTTCACCTTGGCCTCATAGAGCGCATCGATCAGCGTGACGAAGCGTTTCGCTTCATTGAAATTGCCGCGCCCGAGCCGCGGGATGTCCTCGATCACCAGCACCCGCACCGCATCCGCCAGCGCAAGATAATCCGCCGGGCCAAGCGGCTGGCCGCAGAGATCGTAGAAGCGCGCGCGTGCGACGCCGTTCCAATAGCGCGGCAGTTCGACCTTGCGGGTCTTGATGTGCAGCGTCAGCGCCTCTTCGTTGCCGTGGGTCAGCTCATGCCAGACGCGGTCGATCTCGGCGCGGGTCTCGGGGGTGACGGGGCAGAAATAGACCTGCGCCCCCTTCAGCCGGTCCTGCCGGTGGTCTTTCTCGGAGGCAAGCTCGCGCACCTCGAGCCGCGCTTTGATCAGCTTGATGAACGGCAGGAAGAGTTGCCGGTTGAGCCCGTCCTTGTAAAGATCATCGGGCACCCGGTTCGAGGTGGTCACCACCACCGTCCCCGCCGCGAAAAGCTGCTCGAACAGCCGACCCACCAGCATCGCATCGGCAATGTCGGTGATCTGCATCTCGTCGAAGGCCAGAACCTTCACCGCGTCCGAGACCTTCTTGGCCATCGGCACCACCGGATCCTCGACCCCCTGCTCGCGCAGGCGGTGCAGCTCGCTCTGCATCTCCTGCATGAAGGCATGGAAGTGCACCCGGCGCACCGGCACATGCAGGCTGTCGACGAAGAGGTCCATCAGCATCGACTTGCCGCGTCCGACCCCGCCCCAAAGGTAGAGCCCCTTGGGCGGCTCCGGCTCCTTGCGGCGGAACAGCGATTTCTTCACCGGCTTGGCAAGCTCGGCACGGATGCGCTCGAAGTGCGGCAACGCCTCTTCCTGCGCCGGGTCGCGCAGAAGGTGGCCATCCGCCACACGCTCGTCGTAGAGGTCCATCAGCGTGGTCATAGAAGCGCCATAGCGCGCCGCAGCACGATTGTGTAGAGGCCGCGAAACCCTGCCAACCCATTGCCCACACATCAGGCAACGTGATGCCACAAATCACGAAAGCCGAATTGACCCTGCGTTCAAATGCCGCGAGGGTGCCGCGGTGCAGCAGGAGCCTCCCCACATGACCCGCACCCCTCTTTTCACGCCCGTCCTCGTGGTGGGCTGCCTGATCATTCTGATCTCTTTCGCGATCCGCGCCAGCTTTGGCGTGTTCCAGATCCCGATCGCCGAAGAGTTCCACTGGCCGCGCGCCGAGTTCTCGCTGGCCATCGCCATCCAGAACCTTGCATGGGGCATCGGCCAGCCGATCTTTGGCGCGCTGGCCGAGAAGATCGGCGACCGTAAGGCCATCGTCATGGGCGCGGTGATCTATGCCGCGGGCCTCGTGCTGTCGAGCTTTGCGGTCAGCCCGCTGCAGCATCAGATGTACGAAGTGCTGGTGGGCTTTGGCGTCGCGGGCACCGGCTTTGGCGTGATCCTCGCCGTTGTGGGTCGCGCCTCCTCGGATGACAACCGCTCGATGAGCCTTGCCATCGCCACCGCGGCAGGCAGCGCCGGGCAGATCTTTGGCGCGCCGGTTGCGGAATGGATGCTCAGCATGATGAGCTGGCAGGAAGTGTTCCTCGTGTTCACCGCCGCGATCCTTGCGGTGCTGCTGTTCCTGCCGCTGATGCGCGCGCCCGCGGCAAGCAAGGCCGAGATCGAAGAGAGCATGGGCACCATCCTGAACCGTGCGTTCCGCGACCCCTCGTTCTCGCTGATCTTCCTCGGCTTCTTCTCCTGCGGCTATCAGCTGGCCTTCGTCACCGCGCATTTCCCGGCCTTCGTCACCGAGCTCTGCAGCCCGATCGCCGCCGGAAGCGTGCTGCACAACATCGGGGTGACCACCACCTCGGCGCTCGGCGCGGTGTCGATCGCGGTGATCGGCGTGGCCAATGTGGGCGGCACGCTGCTGGCCGGTTGGGCGGGCAAGCGCTGGCCGCGCAAGTATCTGCTGGCGATGATCTACACCGGGCGGACCATCGTCGCGGCGCTGTTCATCATGCTGCCCATCACCCCGGTCAGCGTTCTGGTCTTCTCGGTCGTCATGGGCGCGCTGTGGCTGGCCACCGTGCCGCTGACCTCGGGCCTCGTCGCGCATCTCTACGGGCTGCGCTACATGGGCACGCTCTACGGCATCGTCTTCTTCAGCCACCAGCTTGGCGGCTTCCTCGGCGTCTGGCTGGGCGGGCGGATGTACGACATCTACGGCGACTACACGCTGGTGTGGTGGATCGGCGTCGGTGTCGGCGCGCTGAGCGCGGTGCTGCATCTGCCGGTGCGCGAGAGCCCGCGTCTTGCGGCGACGCAGCCGGCCTAAGCCCCAAGCAAACGCCGAAGCGGGCCGCTCAGGCCCGCTTCATCGCCGCATCATGATCGGCCATAAGTGCCGCCAGTTCACGCGCATGCGTGTGCGGCAAGCCATGCCATGCGTCGGGAATAATGTCCTGCTCGACCCGCGGGTTCCACGCGTCGAGCTGTTCAACCGCCCCCGCACGCACCATCCGGTCCTGCGCCCCCCAGATCGCCATCACCGGCACGCTCAGCTTCGCGATACGCTGGTGCACCGCTTCCTGCGGCTCCTGCAGACAGCCGCGCAGGCTCGACAGGACCGAGCGTATGAAGCCGCGCCGCTTGAGCTCATCAAGGTGCAACTGGTCGATCTCGGGCACTTCGCTGCGATTGTCAGAGCCCTCGATCACGTTCTGCCGGTGCGCCTTGGGAAACACCATGTGGAACAGCCAGCTGCCGCAGATCGGGTGCTGCAGCGTCCAGTCGACCATCGAGGAGAGATCCGATTCGATGCCCGCAGGCGCGACCAGCACCAGACGCGACACGCGCTTGGGGTTCTCGGCGGTGAAGGCCGACGCCACCACCGCGCCAAGCGAATAGCCCAGCATGGTCATCGGCCCCTTGAGGTCGAGCACGGCCAGAAGCTCTTCGAGCTGCTGCATCAGGAAGGCCGGGGTCTGCGCTCCGCGCGGACGGTCGGAAAAGCCGCGTCCGTAAAGATCGTAGATCAGCACGCGCTTGCCCTGCGCCACCAGATGCCGGGTCAGCGCGTGGAACACCGCCGATGGCGCGGTCAGCCCGTGAATGCACACAACCAGCGGCCCATCCTCGGGCCCCTGCAACTGATAATGCGTCCGGCCATGGCTGAGACGGACGCATTTGCCCGGCGCCTGCGAGCGGCGCAGATCAGTGAGCGGTCGGCGGCGAAGCTCGGCGACGACCGGCAAAGCGGCGATGACGGGAATCGCCGCGGCGATAACGCCAAGGGTGTAGCTCATGCGGCATCGCGCTCCGGCAAGAGCCCGTGGCCGACCAGACAGGCCGCAAAGCCTTCGGGTCCACGGAACGGATGCACCTGCCAGCCGCGCGCGGCGGCGGCGGCGATATTGTCGTCGCGATCATCGGTGAACAGCAGCTGCTCGGGTGCAACGCCGGTCTCAGCCTCGAGCCTTGCGTAGATCTCGGCATCGGGCTTGGTCACGCCCATGTAGCCCGAGATGAACCGCTGATCGAACTCCGACAGGAAGGGATAGACCTTCTGCGCCACCTCGAAGGTGCCGATGCCGAAATTGCTCAAGGCAAAGACCGTGACGCCACGGGCGCGCAGCGTCCGCAGGATCTCGACAGAGCGCGGAATCGCCGGGCTCGCAAGCTCGATCCAATTGTCGTGCCAATGGCGGATCTCGTCCCGCCACCGGGGGTGGCGCTCGGCGAGGGCATAGACTTCGTCGTGAAAGTCATGCCCTGCGTCGACGCGCTCGTTCATCTCGTGCAGATCCACCTCAGAGAACATGGCGCGGCGCCTGTCCTCTCCCATGAGGCGATCAAAATATCGTTCTGGCTGCCATTCGATCAGCACATTGCCGATGTCGAAGACGACGGCTTGGATAGTCATTTCCTAGTCCCCTGCAGCGCGTACCTCGCGCTCTAGCGAATTTAGGAAACGGCTTCGGTCGTTCTTTGTAAAGCTTTTGACTTTCCCGCCTGAGTAGAATGGATCCGAAGCGCGGATATCTTGCATCAGGTCACGCATCGCCAACTGCGCACCGATGTTGCCGGAGGTGAAAATCTCGCCATCCGGGCGTAGCACCCGCGCGCCGCCCTCGATGCAGCGCGCCGCCAGAGGAATGTCATTGGTGACAACGACATCGCCCTTGCCTGCACGCTCGGCGATCCATTTGTCGGCCTCATCCGGTCCGGCAGAGACGGTGACCACCTGCACCAGCGGGTTGCGCGATGGACGCAACCCGCCATTGGCCACGAGCACCATCGGCAGGCGATGGCGGGTCGCCACGCGCTCGGCCTCTTCCTTCACAGGACAGGCATCGGCGTCGATATAGAGCGTCACCCCAGCAGCGCCTCGGCATGGAAGGCGACATGCTCTTCCATGAAGGACGAGACGAAGAAGTAGCTGTGGTCATAGCCCTTCTGAATGCGGAAGCTGCCCTCCTGCCGCCTCAGAGCCATCGCCTCGGCCAGCGCCTCGGGCTTCAGCAGATGCAGGAACTGGTCATCGCCGCCCTGATCGATCAGCACCGGCCCGTCAAAGCCGGTCCCGCGCATCAACAGGGTCGAATCATGCTTGGCCCATGCACTCTCGTCCTCGCCGAGATAGGCGCCCAGCTGCTTGCGGCCCCAGTCGCTCTGCGTCGGGTTGGCGATCGGCGCGAAGGCGGACACCGAGCGGAAGCGCCCAGGCAGGTTCATCGCCAGCGTCAGTGCGCCATGGCCGCCCATCGAGTGCCCGGTGATGCCCTGCCGCTCCATATCCAGCGCGAACTCGGAGCCGATCAGCGCGGGCAGTTCCTCGGCCACGTAGTCCCACATGCGGAAATGCGGCGCCCAGGGGTCTTGGGTGGCGTTGACGTAAAAGCCCGCGCCCTGCCCCAGATCATAGGCCTCGTCATTGGCCACGCCCTCGCCGCGCGGCGAGGTGTCGGGGAAGACGAGCGCGATGCCCGCCTCGGCGGCCCAGGCCTGCGCCCCGGCCTTGGTCATGGCGTTCTCATGGGTGCAGGTAAGGCCCGAAAGGTACCACAGCACCGGCACCTCCATGTCCTTGGCCAGTTCGGGCAGGAACAGCCCGAAGGTCATGTCGCAGCCGCAAGCCTCGGACGCATGGGTATAGACGCCCTGCGTGCCGCCGAAGCAGCGGTTTTCAGATTTGGTTTCCATGGCGGTACTCCTGTTTGACGCAAGGGCTACCGTGCCGGGCGTCGCTGGCGCAAGGCCGACGAACGTGGCGCAGGCGGCACTGCGTGCTCAGGGATGCACCCAGGCGATCACCGCGCTGACGGTGAGGATGCTGGCGGCTGTGGAAATCAGGATCGCCGCCGAGACCCGCTGCGGCGCGATGCCGTAATGCTGGGCGAGGATAAAGACATTGCCCGCCACCGGTAGCGCCGAGGCCGAGACCATCACCGCCGCCTGATAGGGGGTGACCGGAAAGACGAAATAGGCCGCCAGCGCCACAAAGCCCGGATGCAGCACCAGCTTGCAAAAGCTGATCCAGCCCGCCACCGCCAGCCGCTCGGCGCTCTTGGTGGCCAGCGAGGCCCCGATGGCGAACAGGGCACCCGGCGTAGCGGCATTGCCCAGCGTGGTGAGGAAGGATTCCACCGGCGCGGGCATCGGCAGGCCGCTGGCCGAGACCGCCAGCCCCGCCACGATCGACACGATCATCGGGTTGTTGATTAGCCCGCGCGCCACCGTGCCCAGCAAGGCCGGCGACAGCCCGCCGCCGCGCGCCCCCGACACGAGGATCACCAGCAGCGAAGAGAACACGATCAGATCGACCGACAGCATCAGGATGATCG encodes:
- a CDS encoding AEC family transporter, with the translated sequence MIAVLLKVLPFFALIGLGYGAAKVRFFSEESVAAITRFVFYFALSAMLFRFSATLSFSEIFDPNVASAYLLGTAAVYSVATVAGFLRRQDVQTTAIEAQSASIGNTGFLGVPMLAVLLGQEAVGPIILMLSVDLIVFSSLLVILVSGARGGGLSPALLGTVARGLINNPMIVSIVAGLAVSASGLPMPAPVESFLTTLGNAATPGALFAIGASLATKSAERLAVAGWISFCKLVLHPGFVALAAYFVFPVTPYQAAVMVSASALPVAGNVFILAQHYGIAPQRVSAAILISTAASILTVSAVIAWVHP
- a CDS encoding YaiI/YqxD family protein, whose amino-acid sequence is MTLYIDADACPVKEEAERVATRHRLPMVLVANGGLRPSRNPLVQVVTVSAGPDEADKWIAERAGKGDVVVTNDIPLAARCIEGGARVLRPDGEIFTSGNIGAQLAMRDLMQDIRASDPFYSGGKVKSFTKNDRSRFLNSLEREVRAAGD
- a CDS encoding alpha/beta fold hydrolase is translated as MSYTLGVIAAAIPVIAALPVVAELRRRPLTDLRRSQAPGKCVRLSHGRTHYQLQGPEDGPLVVCIHGLTAPSAVFHALTRHLVAQGKRVLIYDLYGRGFSDRPRGAQTPAFLMQQLEELLAVLDLKGPMTMLGYSLGAVVASAFTAENPKRVSRLVLVAPAGIESDLSSMVDWTLQHPICGSWLFHMVFPKAHRQNVIEGSDNRSEVPEIDQLHLDELKRRGFIRSVLSSLRGCLQEPQEAVHQRIAKLSVPVMAIWGAQDRMVRAGAVEQLDAWNPRVEQDIIPDAWHGLPHTHARELAALMADHDAAMKRA
- a CDS encoding HAD family hydrolase; this encodes MTIQAVVFDIGNVLIEWQPERYFDRLMGEDRRRAMFSEVDLHEMNERVDAGHDFHDEVYALAERHPRWRDEIRHWHDNWIELASPAIPRSVEILRTLRARGVTVFALSNFGIGTFEVAQKVYPFLSEFDQRFISGYMGVTKPDAEIYARLEAETGVAPEQLLFTDDRDDNIAAAAARGWQVHPFRGPEGFAACLVGHGLLPERDAA
- the fghA gene encoding S-formylglutathione hydrolase: METKSENRCFGGTQGVYTHASEACGCDMTFGLFLPELAKDMEVPVLWYLSGLTCTHENAMTKAGAQAWAAEAGIALVFPDTSPRGEGVANDEAYDLGQGAGFYVNATQDPWAPHFRMWDYVAEELPALIGSEFALDMERQGITGHSMGGHGALTLAMNLPGRFRSVSAFAPIANPTQSDWGRKQLGAYLGEDESAWAKHDSTLLMRGTGFDGPVLIDQGGDDQFLHLLKPEALAEAMALRRQEGSFRIQKGYDHSYFFVSSFMEEHVAFHAEALLG